tctctctctctctctctctctcacacacacacacacacacacacacacacacacacacacatactttctctTCAGTTGAGACCATCCCTATCAATCCCAGGAGATCCCACTTCTGAGAATCATTTCACAAAGTACTACACAAAGGGGTAACTTCAACCTGCCAGTTTTCAGAGCCTCCCAGAGATACAGAGATGAGGCTCTGTTTACCTTTGGGTTCAGAATATGGCTTTTCAAATATCCCTGTTCTACTTCGATTTATATGATGCTATTGGGGAATATTAGCTTATTTTGATCAGAGCCCAGCAGTCCTTTCTCACATGACATGAGAATGCTGCTCCTGGTGACAGGATATCTCTCATAACATTAGAGAATGTATTTAACAACTTTGTACAAACTAAAAGTTCTGTGTGGGAGTTTCTTGTTCAAGTGGGCATCTTGGTAGTATACTTCATATTTGGAGCTATTGGTCTTCCCAACCCTCTCATGTGTTCACAtatcctaggctttttgttttaaattttattagtagtttttgttattttaaaattgcttGGATGTTCACTATATATTTTTGTCCCTCCTCACCATATTTCCCTATTCCTCCTGCTTGTATCCATCTCCCCACCACTCTGCcttataaatttgattttgtttaatgTCCCACAGTTTCAACAGGGCTTTCTGTGTAATACTGACTTAGGAAGTAACCACCAGAGCTCAGTGAACTCACTGGGTACAGAACAGGAGTCCACCCCTCTGtctctagctctctttctctgtctctccatctcactctcccctctgtctgtcactgtctttgtctctttctctgtccttctactccttctctgtcttcttcttccaTCCAGGGGTTGATCAGTTGCCAACAGATCGGCAATATATAATAGGTCCCCATGAGACCCTTCTCCTCCATTACTGGCAGTTACTAAGACCTGACTTTTGTGAATCTAGTGACAGCATGCACAGATGTTGGGTTTGTGATATGTTTCCTATTTAGAAGATGTTACGTTGTAGCCCTCTaaatcctctcttttcctttttatttatttgtttgtttgtcacttatctgcaatgtttcctgagccttaaggAGTGGTGTGAATGTCTTTGCTAGGGCTGAGCCCTTAACCTGAacttttattcttattatattGTGCAGCCACTAGTCTTCACATTTATCTGTGTTCAGTATAAGGCTGCGAGAGGAATTTCTCTGTGGCTATAACTATAGACATTTGGGAGTTGGTTTGATGTTCTGTTAATGTGGCTAGTCACATAAACTCTGTCTCAGGGACTAAATACTTACTAAAAACCCCGCCAAACAGagtaatttcccctctgaaaacatttataaaactgGGTCCCTGTCCTAAGTTTTCcatgagacagaaagaagctgTAATCCAGGAGAGTGACCCCAAGATACTTAAGAAAACAACCGACAAAACACCCCCCACCAAGATGATTGGTCGATTTTATTGGCAGAATTAGATTTGTAGATAACTTCTGCTTATTTTCAGCATCAAAGCAGAAGTCTATGGTGAGTTCTATCTTTTCAATATTGCTGAGTGAAAGTTCCAATAACTTAGTGGAGGCTTATATCTTACTATTGAGTAGGATGGCTGGCCTTTTTCTTAGAATGTTCCTTGCCCTTTGCCCTTGCTTCCAGGCTTGGCTGCAATTtcggctttgttgttgttgtttgtttctgttttctgtccatCAAAGTTTCATCATATTGAGATGAGCTGATActagatctattttcatttatcCTGTCCACAGACCCCTTCACCTTTTCTTGTTGATATCAGCATAGGTTTTTGGATCCTGTAGGATCCTTtctgtctcattaaaaaaaaaaccatgcttctaagagataatagcaaaacaacaaaataaaatataatagcatAAAATAGAAACTATCACATAAAATTTGGACAAGGCAAActagcagaaggaaaagagccccaagagaaggcacgagaatcagagacccactcattcacacactccgCAGTCCCATTAGAATGTTAGAttgaaagctataatatataacCAAATGAACTGGTGCAGACCCATTTATCTTAGGTGAAGTAAATCAGAAACATCAAGTATCCTGGCAGGTCACATGACAAATGTGTAGTAGGACAACCACCATCTCATCATTGATAGACAAAAGTTTGTCTTTAATCCTGTTCTGCTTCTCCATGTTCTACACCGTCAGACTCCGTTCTAAAACTAAGGTTCCCAACTCATCCCAGAAATGTGCAGAGCGACAAGGCAGCTCACACTTTCAGGACAAGCCTCTGAGCCATGGCTGAGAGCAAGTGCAGTTTCCGTGGTTATTCCAGGGGTGTGAACTTTTCGGTACACATTCAGGTTCCTTACCTTGACCACAGACCTCTTTCAGAACTTACAGGCATCTAGTTGCCAGGTAGGGTGTTGGTGCCATGGCATTAAAATCTAGTTCCTTTCCCcccatcaaaggaaaagaaggtaAAGTAAACCACAACTGGTCAGAGGCAGGCTTTGATGATTGATTGACATCAGTGTCTTGTTATGGGACCCCACTGCTGTGGAGGCAGTAAGCAAAAATCTGATTTCCTCACTATACATCCTGAAGACAGCTAGCCTTCCCCTAACCCCCACACTTTCTTCAGTCTATTGCACACAGAGAATGCCTGGACCTCTGAAGACTACTCCACCCCTGTAACTCATGTGTCATCAACTATTCCATGCCTCCACCCCTTCCTTACAACACCTGTTATCCTTGActcctgacacacacatactatgTCCTGCACAAGGTTGCATGCAAATCTTCTTCTATTTGGAGCTGAATTCTCAGCTTTCAGGTATACTCTTGTGCTTTCCAAGAACTCCCCTCCCCCTATGGGAGAAGAAGCTGCAGGAAGTAAAGATTACAAGGTCACAACCTCTATCTAATACAGTGGTTCACACCCTTGCTATGCTTAGGAACCTATTATTTTGTCACTActtcttaactctaaattttgcAACTGTTAAGAATATTagtttaagccaggcatggtggcacacgcctttaatcccagcacttgggaggcagaggtaggcaaatttctgagttcgaggctagtctggtctacagagtgagttccaagacagccagggctatacagagaaacctcgtctggaaaacaaaaagaatattagtTTAAACatctgcaggatatctgatatgcaatccccatgaaaaggttgtttgatccccaacactaGGGTCGCAAACCACAGGATGAGAAACACTGGTCTAGTACCTCGCAACCAGGAACAGTGATCTTGGGCTCCTGCCTTGTATGCACCCCAGTCCACCAGCTACAGAGGTAGCCCTCCCTTGCCTCTCAGTCCTTTGACTGGGAGTCAAGATGCAAAGATTGGCAGCTTTGTCCTGGGCTTCAGAGTGTTCTTCTCTGACTGGACTCTCAGAGCCAAGAAATACCTGTTTGAGGACCAGTCTAAATAGTAAGCCACGACTTCTTGAGACCTGGAGGAAATGATCTAGACAAACTTCACATGGTGCACAAAGCTTGAGTGTCTGGGGTCTGATAGCAGAGACAGGATTATGAGCCCACACTTTCTCTTAATAGACACTTCCTTGCATTCCACATAGGGTCTCTCAGCTTGACTTTGGTTTGAGCAGGAACTTGCCTTGCAGAAATGGGGTTCCACCCCTTAAAACCTAATAGACTGTGgcactgcagagagagagatgaggtgCAACCCAAACTCTGTCTGCTTGATCAGCAGCATGGCTTCTGGTTTCCTGGCACCTTGCCTTCTATTGGTCCTGGGCCATGTGCTTCTAACATAGAATTCCCTCCTCTCATTACCTGAAGTGGAAGTGCAGTCATGCCTATAAGGACCCATTGCCCATCCCTCACATCTCCAGTCAGAAAAGTGGTTGAGGGTTCTGAGGTAGCACTATTTTTGTAACTGGTCCTCCTGTGGTCATTCCTGGTTTCTTCCCTCCTTTGTACCCATTAAAGCCAAGCTTCCTGGCTCTTACAGGGCATTTTCCCTCACTCCCAGGGACCttcaagagaaaaatcagagtAGGCTTATCCTCACAGCTCAGATAAACCTAATAGCAGCTGTCAGTTCATAAACTCTTTGCTCTCAGTGTATCATTTCATTAGTGTTGCTATCATTAATTTCttgaattaatttttcttctttgtattcgTGTGTGTATAACATTTGTGTACATGGGCATGTGAGTTTTGAGGCATGTaagtaaaggtcagaggacagttcccGGGACTAAGTCCTCTCATTCCATTGTAGcacccagggattgaactcaagtagTCAGTCTTATGGATCAATTGCTTTTAGCAGCCGAGCCATCCTGTCAGTCCTGTATTTTAATCCATGTTGATCCATCTTTTATGGTAAGATAACTTCCTCCTTTCTCAAGAAACACAGATGGCACTGACCCTCTTTAGCATGGTATCTTGTTATATCGGCTTCTTTTCTCATTCAATTATTCCAGGTATAATTTTCTGTAGAGCACATTAGGGTAGGGATATTTGGGGCCACTTTGAGCCCACAGCTATGGATACCATTTTTGAAAGGCCCATTTCAATAATTTCCTGGGCTAGTTTAAGTCCAAGTGCAGGTAATCATAAAATAATCCATCCCTTCTAGAGCCTGGGAGTCTAGCTATTCCCTCCCACTCATACTAAAACCATACAGTAGAAAATTACTAACAGTTATGCTTGACTAATGTCCAACAGACATGACAAGGTCATGTGTCTAATAATCTTTAAAGTAAATAGTCTGTGAAATGTAGCGATagttttaattgagaaaaatagaaatgaaagcatTAGAGGGAAAGATAAGACTAAATCTTCCTGACCACTCACCCAATGAGGAAAAATGAGGAAGGGGCATGTATGTGGGCAAACAATCTGTCCTTTGTGCTCCACAGGGAATCTGTCATTCCAGGGTGTTGCACACTGCTATGATTTGAATGAAAAaggccccacaggctcatatatttttcTGCTTTGCCCCCATTGATGAACTGTTTAAGGGGGGATTAGGGGGTATGGCCtcattggagaaggtgtgtctcTAGAGATGTGttttttatctctgtctctgctgtctgtctgtctgtctttctgtctgtctgtctgtctctgtctttctctgtctctgtgtgtctgcctgtctctctctgcctctttctgtcttcctcctcctctctctctctctgctacctGTGGACATTGCTCCAGTGTCCTGCTTGtctgcttcttgccatgatgataatgaactccctctctgaaactgtaagcaagcacacaataaaatgctttcttttacaaaaattgccttggtcatagtgtctcttcacaatagaaCGGGAGCTAAGACACTTGCCCTTCAAGGCCATATCATAGTTTCACTTTTGCTACTCTGAGTTTCCACTGCTCTAATTATAAAATAAGGATCAATGTTTCTCACACAGTGCAATCAGAATTCTAGCAAAAAGAACAATGAATATATCCCCAAAATCCTCGTTCAAGATTCCCCCTCTGAGTAACTATCCAATGTGAGGACCCTACCTCTGCTATACTTAGGTTGGTTTCTGCAGGAAAATGATATTAATAGATACAAATAAAGGATGTACAACAAGAGTATGGTTTGGCAGTGTTATATGCATGATAAATAGGTTTGAATTATGTCGTGCATTTGGGGTGAGtgtatgttttcattattttttaatgaatgattGCAATTTTCATCTTATCATAAatatgtcttaaaaaaacaaaaaacattgcctcacagaagctataaccaaattcttttcttctcaaGTTCCAGAGAAGAGGTCTGTCACTGAGAAGTTTGATATGGAAAAAGGACACTACAAAATAAGAGTTTGAAATTAAAGGATGGACTACAAAACatcatataaacacaaaattaaacaaagacaaaacatcaTGTGCAGGATACCCCTGTCTGTAAGACTAGTAGAATGGAgcttattttacaaaataagttCCAGTCCTGCTTTATCTATGAATTCATACCACGTTTAGACCTGAACATAACAGATGAAGAAGAGGATAAGAAAATTAGGATAGGGAAGAAGATGAgaaaaaatacatagaaatgaaTAGGGAGAAAATAAACTCATGATTATGTCTTCTATCTTTTGCTGGCCTGACTTATCAGGTTTTTTTGGAAGTATTTCAAAAATAGCTTAATCCAAAGCTATTTTGATCCCCTCATCCTATTAATAGGTATATTCCTATTATAACTAAATGTACTCTCTTTATCTTTCTGCATACTTTAGTTGGCCAGAAAGTTTGGATCATACTTGTAATCCCTGTAGTCAGGAATGAGAATTGGCAATCtgtgaggctagccttggctacatcaAAGTTCCAGGGCAACCTGGGTTATATTGTAACATTCTGTCTCAATGACAAGCAAATATAAAAACCTCACATTGATTTTGCTGATCTTATTGCTCTTGTTCTAATTACATGCAGGAGTTTGAGTAAAGAGGTTTTATTGGTTTTGATAGATTCACATTGAGAAAAAAAGTGACTTAAGAGATATAAGCTTCAGGTTAGATAAAAGAAGGTTATGGCTTTAAGTTATCCCCCACACAGGTTAAAAGACAAACCCATCTTGTCTTTTAACCAGCTTGCTGAACTTATGAATTCAGAGATTCTTTGAGCTTCAGATTCCAACTCTCTGAAATGGTTTTGGTAAGTCTTGCCCTCCACAACTGGTAGAAGATAGGTAAAGGAATAAAGTACTTGGTATAGTGACTAGCATATTTCAGTTTCTTCCCTTCAACTGTCTGATGACTTCAGTCTTTAATCGGTGAGTCCTCATCACCTTACACTGGATATAAAGAAAATGGGGGAGTCTCATCTGACAGCCCTAGTCTAAAACCTTTTCAGAGTGATAATGTAAGGCAGAGCATGACAATTTTATGTCTCTTCTACTCAAAGGTATAATCTCAGCTTGGTCCTTACCCAGGTAACCTGATTTATCCCATCATACAAATGAGATAACTCCTTTTTTGAACTTCGTATTATATCCTCTATCTGAGGCCTGCATTTCTTTAGTCCCAGCAGGAAGAAGTGGGGAATATATTCTCTAGTGTCCTATTTGGCTTTGTGTTACTGTCTGACATTTCTATCACAGTGAAGAGATGTAACTGTAAAAGATAActgtaaaagaaagcatctaatcATGGgcttgcttactgtttcagagggtgagtccatgactaACATGGTAGAGAAcaaggcagcaagcaggcaggcatgacactggagtagtagctgaaagcttacatctcATCTATAAGTTGGAGGCTGAGGGAATGAGGTTgcgtgacacacatcctccaataaagccacacttAAACTTTTCCAAAACAATGCCAACAACTAGGGaccaaacatacaaatatataaacttatatacTCTTATTCAAGCCCCCATATTCTACTCCTTGGCCCCCATAGGCATGTAGCCATACAATAATGCAAAAATCATTTAATACAATGTCAAGAGTCCCCatagtctttcacagtctcagtgttgtttcaaatttcaaagtcttttctgagatgcAAGAAAATCTCTTAATTATAAACCCTCATTAAAAGAGCAtatacaggctggagagatggctcagtggttaagggcagtggctgcttttccagaggtcctgagttcaattcccagcaaccacatggtggctcacaaccatctacaatgagatctgatgccctcttctggtatgtctgaggagagtgacatactcacatacatgaaataaataaatattcttttaaagatttatttatttatttatttatttatttatttatttatttatttattatatgtaagtacactgtagctgtcttcagacacgccagaagaaggcattagatctcgttacggatggttgtgagccaccatgtggttgctgggatttgaactcaggaccttcagaagagcagtcaggtgctcttaccagctgagccatctcaccagccctaaatatttttttaaaaagcatataaaccaaggatttttttaaatttagtttttacttattcactttacatcccacacactgccccctcccagtccccttccagaatccttcccccacctctttttCCTCTGAGTGTATGGGGGCTCCTCTGAGTATCCTCACATACAGGCACTTCAGGTCTAGCTTTATTTGAGGCTCTGTCAGAAATAATGGGTGGATCTCTCTGTGACACACCTTATATTCTGATACTTTGTTATCCACAATTCTATAAAGGTTTCTATTTCAGACTTTCTTTTGACTTTATCTATGAGATTAAATAATTCTAGGAAATGTACAACACTTGTAAGTCTAAAGTAATCTCAACCTAGTTTACCTTAAGAATGACCTCCTGTGCCCAGAGTGATGTGGGATGGAGAGCAGATCCAGgatgcttcagaaaaaaaaaatatgttcaagtGATTATTCTCTTTTCTGGTAGAACTACAATAGCATCTGCCATGAGAGACTTAACTTCCAGAGTAAGTAAGATGTCCATTGCAGTGTTGAGTGAAACAATGCTATATATCAGCTAGGCATCTGTTCTAATATAATGTATTCCCCTTCATGACCTAAGTACCTAGTCACTTGAAGTAATATAACCCTGCAAATATAAATGTGCACAATGccattaaatattgattttttcaTGAATtatgatttaattatttaaacaGTTTTCATTACACTTATTTGGGGAATCAGAAAGCATGCAATGGAGGTCAGTCAACAATTggtccttccaccatgtggatcctagaGAGAAAACCGAGGTTGTCAGGTATAGTATCGGGCGCTGAGCTATCTGCTAGGCCCTCTGTTCTACTTTGGAACTCTCTCTTTTGCTTCTAACTCCATAATGTGGGCCCAAGGACCTTTTAAGTATTTACCAAGATGTGTATTGGAGTACTGAAATAACAGCCTCAGTTTTAGTTTTCAGCTTAGGAGTGAAGTACTGTGGGATCTAGATGAGGGGTCCAGTATGAACTCCGCTACTTAGTATCCCTATGAAGTCCAGAATATTTGGATATTCTGTAATTCTCGAACTTTCCACTAAGAAGAAGTGAATTTAATAGTCCTTTTCGTAAGGACTAAAAGATTCATGTTGAATTCATGGCTTTGGTATCTGACTCATCCTGTATTCACTTCTTAAAGACTGGTGTTCACTAAGGTGAGTATTTTGAGGTgagtattttcattgttactatCTACcaggatttgtttttaatgtttaaccTAAGAGATGCCATAAAATATATGGTCCTGGGGGCCCCAAACAGAGagtgaaaacaacaaaaacattctgTCACAAGGCAAGGAGACATggaaaatgtgttttgatcaagcaCACATTCCCATTTCTTTAGGAAGCAGACCTCATTTGACCCACACCCATAACAAAAGCTTCTTCTAGAATCTATCATTGCAGCAGAGGTAGCTGTTGCGTATTATTTTGCTAAACAGCTTCAGGAAGATTATCCAAGAACAGATGTTCAATTAAGTGTTTTGGTAAAAGATAAACCTTAAACAAGAAATCCAACTCACTGTGATTTTGTTTCTTATGTATCCTTTAATAGCATAAGCAAAGCAGATATTTGTTTCTTAcaagtttgaaaagaaagaaaatatggagtAAAACAACATGAATTAAAGTCTATTACTTTTTCTCTCGATTCTTTTCTCTCCTACTCCTGAGCACAATTATATTCTAATCCCATGTTGCCTTATGGTACATTGCCAAAGGTAATTatgaaatttcaaataatatttctcATCAAAACAAACTTTCAGCCCTCAACTTGGTAAACAGCAATGAAGGCATAATCTATTGTATTATTTCTATGTAACTTCTGACTGCAAGTAAACACTATGATAAAAGACACTACACAGTTTTATCAACAAGTAATCTGAGCATTACAAAACAAAGATTAGCAGGCCCTTTCAATCACATAGTAGAGACTACCTTAGACATCACTAGCAGGTCTAGGGAGGCTGGACTTGGCTTTAGAACGTTTCTTGGCCTTTGATTTAGTGCTTCCCTGGGCTTCATCTCCAGCTTGGGCTCTAGTTTTTTCCTTCAAAGATCCTTCATGATTAGATGGATAGGTAGAGGAGCCAGTTTCATTGATGTGGGCCAAAAATTCCATCACCTTTACCCGGCTCGATTCAGCATAGGCTTTTGAACCCCACAGGAACTCATAGCATGGAGGGTCACTATCAGGAACCTGACAGTATTCTAGGTACTTTTCCTGCACTAGATCTTCAGTGATGAGCTTCCTGACATTTCCAAAGATGAGGTGTGGGACCCCATCATAGACTCCTAACATATTCAGGAAGTGCCAGACATCCTTCTCTAGGGCACGGTAACCATTTAAATAGATCACACTTAGGAGAGGGATCAGAATGCCCCTATTAGGAATACCCAGCTCACTGCTCCCACTTCCATCATCCTGGAAATCTAGCTTACTCACAAGAATGTAGGTTTGACCAGGGGGCTGGACTTCTTTCAACTCAAGGCCAAAAACCAGATCCATGCGGTTGGAAGCTTTCTTAAGGATCTCCGGGAACTGCTCCTTGAAACTTTTAGTGACAACATTCAGCATTTCTTCCTTCAGCAGGGGCTCTTTCTGTTTGTACTTGCTGAGCATGTACTCCATTAGCATCCCAGTCTTCCTTGTTAGAAGATCTTTCTGTGGGCTCTTCTTGGATTGCTGGGTCTCAGAGGAACTCACATTTTTCTTCCGTCGGTTCTTGGCACCTGTATCAGTCCTTTTGCAGGCAATGCAAATACTAAAAGTGGTGGTGCCAGGCATTTCTTGAAACAACTTGGCAAGGGTTTCAGAAGAGGTACTTGGCACAGCATCTCCAGAAGCCTGAGCAGAGGAAGAGGGTGACTCTTCCTCCTCTGGTGCCAGGGTCTCAGTATCCGCAAGCTCCTGGAACTCAATTTTGGTCTGGCGGCGCTTCTCACGAGCCCGTACCTTACTCTTTTGTCCCCTGGGCATGATGGATATGGTCAGTGACAGCGGCAGGAAGAAACAGCAGAGCAGGTGACTTGGATACCTAGACAAAGAGAGTGAGATAATATGAGCACCTTAATTGTGTTTTGAGTACATTGCCTTTTATCAATATTCCTTTAACTTTCCCCAAACCCACAGGGTTCTTGTTCTGATCAGCCTGCAGGTACCGCCAAGTATCAGCAAGGCTCCTTGTCTTCCAGTGTGTGATCACAGCTCACTTCTAGGATTATATTAATTCTTCTTAGCTTCTGGGCCCTCCTCTCTGAAGCTCTCATTTGACAGCTCTAAGGTTCCTTGTAGCCCTGAGGGAGACTGCTTCAGGGAGTTTCAGTTCCACTGCACTAACTGGGCACACAGAGTGCTAAGAATTTAGCAAAGCCATTTCCAGCTTGGGCACTTTGGGGTCTTCAGTCTTCCTTCAGGTTTCTTACCTAGGCTCCCTGTAACTTTTGCACCACCCTCTTCTAAACTTTTAGACTGAGGATATTCACTCTTTGAGCTCAAAGAACCTAGACAAGTGTTAAAATTGGCAGCTCTTCTCTTTGCTCTCTAAAGGTGAGCCTGTCCTCAGAACGGTGATTATTGCTAATAATGCTACCATGTTCATAACTTTCAATAGATTTGGGGCTCTAAATGGGCCTCTTCTTCCTGACAATGGTGACTCACCATAGGTCATTGTTCCAAATTCACCCCTTTCAGGTCCTGCACACCAAGGCTTACATGAATCTACTCCACTTGGCCAATCAGGCCCAAGGTAGCTGATTTTGTGAAGCTACTTTTCAAGGAAATGAGACCGCACTTTACTTTGTCACATCCCTCAAGAGTCTTAAAAAGTCCTACACTACTTtcaacatttcattttgtttccagcTCATGTAACATACTTCTGTGCTTAAACATTCTTAATGCTTTTCTCCTTTACATATTTTGACTGTACTAAATACTGTGTTTCCTCATGaaaatttacacacatatatttcgcattttgatcatattcttctgCTATTGTCCTCTCTTttccctgcttcttcttcttcttcttttttctttttaacagagaCAGTTGTTTCTCACTAACCACTCATATCTAAAATTGCCTGTGGTTCTTACATATATGATTAAatccttctgtgttttctttgttctgcatcCTGCACTTTAAACATTGTATCACTATACAATTCAGGATGGCCttgttttcagaatattttctccCGTCTCTGCATCATCCCCCCCACATGCTCTCCCGGGTTGTCTAAATAGAAGTTACTTGGGcctttttagtttatttcttctgtttttttttt
This window of the Mus pahari chromosome X, PAHARI_EIJ_v1.1, whole genome shotgun sequence genome carries:
- the LOC110313343 gene encoding melanoma-associated antigen B2-like; protein product: MPRGQKSKVRAREKRRQTKIEFQELADTETLAPEEEESPSSSAQASGDAVPSTSSETLAKLFQEMPGTTTFSICIACKRTDTGAKNRRKKNVSSSETQQSKKSPQKDLLTRKTGMLMEYMLSKYKQKEPLLKEEMLNVVTKSFKEQFPEILKKASNRMDLVFGLELKEVQPPGQTYILVSKLDFQDDGSGSSELGIPNRGILIPLLSVIYLNGYRALEKDVWHFLNMLGVYDGVPHLIFGNVRKLITEDLVQEKYLEYCQVPDSDPPCYEFLWGSKAYAESSRVKVMEFLAHINETGSSTYPSNHEGSLKEKTRAQAGDEAQGSTKSKAKKRSKAKSSLPRPASDV